One genomic segment of Ipomoea triloba cultivar NCNSP0323 chromosome 9, ASM357664v1 includes these proteins:
- the LOC116029169 gene encoding disease resistance protein RPM1-like, producing the protein MADGAINFLLEKLATILCKQAALLGDASDEIEEIRLELEFMRSFIRDAERRKERSELVETWVRQVREVSNQVENIIDEFVHFREMQRHGNGIRSFVKNAINLPRNIATQNHISSKLQKIKAKVHEVSERSKRYAFSQNLDKERSFNFRNDCWQYNGDFPILVDEDEIVGMDENKTQLSELLNEPEHRQTIISIVGMGGLGKTTLATKLYNDQEVQRDFECCAWISLSQACRIEELLRSIVRELLKADQVNIPNHLGSMAYIQLIEMLIEYLRSRRYLVVLDDVWAIDLWSRIRKAFPENNLGSRIILTTRNKNVATSVGPRGRLFHLEPLNEDDAWTVFCKKAFATELNHFCPSELEALARSMLTKCQGLPLAIVAIGGLMCTKDKTVAEWKKVNDSLNWQLSNNPMLERVKGILALSFNDLPFYLKYCFLYCCVFPEGYPIKRKKLIRLWVDEGFIIERQGMLIEEVAEDYLAELIFRSMNQVTDANEAGRVKALKVHDVMRELAITTTEKENFCMVYNGQDSRIERNTQRLSLSCRQDKFHVSRTVLCQLRSLFVFKRDICSSFSLNDISSHLKFLRVLDLQGICIEKVPNALTGLFNLRYLSLRETKIKCLPESTERLQNLQTLDVRNTHVERLPRGISNLEKLRHLFVGRNDEKKCGLRVPIGIGKLQMLQSLSSIIADDQIIQQLGYLTNLRSLDIKAVKAVNWPKLGTSIQMLKSLRRLSITASNEEESLELGDLISAPPFLQKLTLVGQLNGLPHWLGSLQNLTHLHLGSSLSEENILSCIDELPILVFLELQNTYNGKILHFRARGFPKLNSLKLLEFDQLEGICLAEGALPSLRELYLIHCKELKQLPQGIEHIASIRKLHLEEMPEELIQNLRINGSKDQAKVQHIQTINHVYKIDHTPILETLS; encoded by the coding sequence ATGGCAGATGGTGCTATAAACTTCCTACTTGAAAAGTTGGCCACCATCCTTTGCAAACAGGCTGCATTGTTGGGAGATGCGAGTGATGAAATTGAAGAAATCAGGCTTGAGTTAGAGTTCATGAGATCCTTCATAAGAGACGCAGAGAGAAGGAAAGAAAGGAGCGAGTTGGTGGAGACTTGGGTGAGGCAAGTCAGAGAAGTTTCAAACCAAGTGGAGAATATAATCGATGAGTTTGTGCATTTCAGAGAAATGCAACGCCATGGCAACGGGATCAGGAGCTTTGTTAAAAACGCCATCAATCTTCCAAGAAACATTGCGACACAGAATCATATCTCTTCCAAGTtacaaaaaatcaaggcaaaagTTCACGAAGTTTCAGAGAGAAGTAAAAGGTATGCATTTAGTCAAAACCTTGATAAGGAAAGGAGCTTCAACTTCCGCAATGACTGCTGGCAGTATAATGGAGATTTTCCCATCCTAGTTGATGAAGATGAGATTGTCGGAATGGATGAAAACAAAACTCAATTGTCTGAATTGCTGAACGAACCTGAACACCGACAAACCATTATTTCCATTGTTGGCATGGGAGGTCTTGGAAAGACTACCCTTGCAACCAAACTCTACAATGACCAAGAGGTACAGAGAGATTTTGAATGTTGTGCATGGATATCTCTGTCTCAAGCTTGTCGAATAGAAGAACTGCTACGAAGCATTGTGAGAGAACTCTTGAAAGCAGATCAGGTAAACATTCCTAACCATTTGGGATCCATGGCTTACATACAGCTTATTGAGATGCTCATCGAGTATTTGCGTAGTAGAAGGTACCTAGTTGTCCTTGATGATGTTTGGGCCATAGATCTTTGGAGTAGGATAAGAAAAGCATTCCCAGAAAACAACCTTGGAAGCCGAATTATTTTAACCACAAGAAATAAGAATGTAGCAACTTCAGTAGGACCTCGAGGCCGCTTATTTCACCTTGAGCCTCTCAATGAAGATGATGCATGGACTGTCTTTTGCAAAAAGGCATTTGCCACAGAATTGAATCATTTTTGTCCCTCGGAACTGGAAGCATTAGCTCGATCAATGCTAACAAAGTGTCAAGGATTGCCTCTCGCAATAGTTGCCATTGGTGGACTGATGTGTACGAAAGACAAGACAGTTGCAGAATGGAAGAAAGTAAATGACAGTCTAAATTGGCAACTGAGCAACAATCCCATGCTTGAAAGAGTGAAGGGCATATTAGCATTGAGTTTCAATGATCTCCCCTTCTACCTAAAATACTGTTTTTTGTATTGCTGTGTTTTCCCTGAGGGTTACCCAATCAAAAGGAAGAAACTGATCCGACTATGGGTTGATGAAGGCTTTATTATAGAAAGACAAGGGATGTTGATAGAGGAGGTAGCAGAAGATTACCTTGCAGAGCTCATTTTCCGAAGCATGAACCAAGTTACCGATGCCAATGAAGCTGGACGAGTCAAGGCCTTAAAAGTGCACGATGTTATGCGCGAGCTGGCCATAACAACAACTGAGAAGGAGAATTTCTGCATGGTATATAATGGCCAGGATTCTAGGATTGAGAGAAATACACAGAGGCTATCTCTCTCCTGCAGACAAGATAAGTTCCATGTGAGCAGGACAGTATTATGCCAGCTTCGTTCTCTGTTTGTCTTTAAAAGAGACATATGCTCTTCATTCTCGTTGAATGATATCTCGTCACATTTAAAATTCTTAAGGGTACTTGATCTACAAGGAATTTGCATTGAGAAAGTACCAAATGCATTGACTGGGCTATTTAACTTGAGGTACTTGAGCCTACGGGAAACAAAGATCAAATGTCTTCCAGAGTCAACTGAAAGACTGCAGAACCTGCAAACGCTAGATGTCAGGAATACTCATGTGGAGAGGCTACCAAGAGGTATATCCAACTTGGAAAAGTTGCGACATCTATTTGTAGGTCGCAATGATGAGAAGAAATGTGGTTTGAGGGTGCCTATCGGGATAGGGAAGTTGCAGATGTTACAAAGTCTATCTTCAATTATAGCAGATGATCAGATAATTCAGCAACTTGGATATTTGACTAACCTCAGAAGCTTAGACATTAAAGCGGTGAAAGCAGTTAATTGGCCCAAGCTCGGCACTTCAATTCAAATGCTCAAAAGCCTCCGTAGGCTAAGCATCACCGCAAGCAATGAAGAAGAGTCACTCGAGCTAGGAGACTTAATTTCAGCACCGCCATTTCTTCAGAAGCTGACATTGGTCGGACAGCTGAATGGGCTGCCTCACTGGCTAGGATCCTTACAGAACCTCACCCATTTGCACTTGGGATCATCTCTATCAGAAGAAAATATACTTTCTTGCATTGATGAACTTCCAATTCTCGTGTTCCTCGAGCTTCAAAACACATACAATGGCAAGATCCTGCACTTCAGGGCAAGAGGATTCCCCAAGCTCAACAGCCTGAAATTGTTAGAATTCGACCAATTAGAGGGTATATGTTTAGCGGAAGGCGCATTACCAAGCCTAAGGGAGCTGTATCTAATTCATTGCAAGGAATTAAAGCAGCTACCACAGGGAATTGAGCATATCGCCAGCATCCGCAAATTACATCTCGAGGAAATGCCCGAAGAGCTTATACAAAATCTGAGAATCAATGGAAGTAAGGATCAAGCAAAGGTTCAGCACATACAAACAATCAACCATGTCTACAAGATAGATCATACTCCAATACTTGAAACGCTTTCTTAG
- the LOC116029995 gene encoding protein ACTIVITY OF BC1 COMPLEX KINASE 7, chloroplastic — protein MAAILASHSCYCRKGELIDYGRKGDGLSSSLSISPLFSLNLKRRSCKPPERVHGFLVRMQQRESHVKRGMNRRPIEMVPTSEVVKERAPSINGVEIVNGTKQVVNGASIVKRGAAPAVMKKTKSKELPPVDDLKVLPSDEGFSWANENYNSIQRSIDVWSFVISLRARVFLDNAKWTYVGGFAEDKQKNRRRKTASWLRERVLQLGPTFIKLGQLSSTRSDLFPREFVDELAKLQDRVPAFSPTKAKDFIKKELGVPVDLLFKEFEDRPIAAASLGQVHRAVLHDGEKVVVKVQRPGLKKLFDIDLRNLKLIAEYFQNSETLGGPSRDWIGIYEECSKILYEEIDYINEGKNADRFRRDFRNIKWVRIPLVYWDYTATKVLTLEYVPGVKINSLDAIEARGFSRSRISSRAIEAYLIQILRTGFFHADPHPGNLAIDVDEALIYYDFGMMGEIKNFTRERLLGIFYAVYEKDAKKVMQGLIDLGALQPTGDMSSVRRSVQFFLDNLLDQRPDQQQTLSAIGEDLFAIALDQPFRFPSTFTFVLRAFSTLEGIGYNLDPDFSFAKIAAPYAQELLDLRQKQRSGTQLVQEIRKQADDARSYTISMPYRVQRIEEFVKQLESGDLKLRVRVLESERAARKATILQMATMYTVLGGTLLNVGITFSSQGNQMFANGTFVGAGVFLTLLIRSMQRVKRLEKFEKMI, from the exons ATGGCGGCAATACTGGCTTCTCACAGCTGCTATTGCCGCAAGGGGGAATTGATCGACTATGGAAGAAAGGGGGATGGCCTCAGCTCTTCACTGTCAATTTCACCTTTATTTTCGTTGAATTTGAAGAGACGTTCCTGTAAGCCACCTGAAAGGGTCCATGGGTTTTTAGTGCGGATGCAACAGAGAGAGTCCCATGTGAAAAGAGGTATGAATCGTCGTCCGATTGAAATGGTACCTACAAGTGAAGTCGTGAAAGAAAGAGCACCGTCAATAAATGGAGTTGAAATAGTGAACGGTACAAAACAAGTTGTTAATGGGGCAAGCATAGTTAAGAGAGGTGCAGCTCCAGCTGttatgaaaaaaacaaaatccaaaGAGCTTCCACCCGTCGATGACCTAAAAGTTTTGCCTTCAGATGAAGGCTTCAGTTGGGCCAACGAGAATTATAATTCCATTCAAAGAAGTATAGATGTATGGTCCTTTGTTATTTCACTACGTGCGCGCGTTTTCCTAGATAATGCCAAATGGACATATGTGGGAGGCTTTGCAGAAGATAAGCAG AAAAACAGAAGACGGAAAACCGCTTCATGGTTAAGGGAACGCGTGCTACAACTTGGACCTACGTTTATTAAACTCGGACAATTATCCTCAACTAGGTCTGATCTATTTCCACGTGAGTTTGTTGATGAGCTTGCCAAATTGCAG GATAGAGTTCCGGCATTCTCACCAACTAAAGCAAAAGATTTCATTAAAAAGGAGTTGGGAGTTCCGGTTGATCTTTTGTTCAAGGAATTTGAAGACCGGCCGATTGCTGCTGCTAGTCTTGGTCAG GTGCACCGTGCTGTCTTGCATGATGGAGAAAAAGTCGTCGTGAAAGTTCAGAGACCTGGTTTGAAAAAGCTATTCGACATTGATCTGA GAAATCTCAAATTAATTGCTGAGTACTTTCAGAATAGTGAAACGCTCGGTGGGCCATCCAGAGACTGGATAGGAATTTATGAAGAATGTTCCAA GATATTGTACGAGGAAATAGATTATATAAACGAAGGGAAGAATGCTGACAGATTTCGACGGGACTTTCGAAACATTAAATGGGTCCGAATACCT TTGGTGTACTGGGATTATACCGCAACGAAGGTGTTGACACTTGAGTATGTTCCAG GGGTAAAGATCAACTCGTTGGATGCGATAGAAGCACGCGGTTTTAGCCGATCTCGGATATCATCTCGAGCAATTGAAGCCTATTTAATTCAG ATACTAAGGACAGGGTTTTTCCATGCTGATCCCCACCCGGGAAATCTTGCTATAGATGTCGATGAAGCTCTAATCTACTATGACTTTGGTATGATGGGAGAGATTAAGAACTTTACAAGAGAGAGGCTCCTCGGAATTTTCTATGCTGTTTATGAAAAGGACGCAAAAAAG GTTATGCAAGGTCTCATTGATCTTGGAGCGCTTCAACCCACCGGAGACATGTCATCC GTGAGGAGATCGGTGCAGTTTTTCTTGGATAATTTGTTAGATCAAAGGCCTGATCAACAACAGACACTATCAGCAATTGGCGag GATTTGTTTGCTATCGCGTTAGACCAACCATTCCGGTTCCCATCCACCTTCACTTTTGTCTTGAGGGCATTTTCAACGCTTGAAg GCATTGGCTACAATCTGGACCCAGATTTTTCTTTTGCTAAGATTGCCGCCCCATATGCACAG GAGCTCTTAGATTTAAGACAGAAGCAACGGAGCGGAACACAACTTGTTCAGGAAATAAGGAAACAAGCCGACGAT GCAAGGTCATACACCATATCGATGCCTTACAGAGTTCAGAGGATCGAGGAGTTTGTGAAACAACTTGAATCTGGAGATTTGAAGCTCCGAGTTCGAGTCCTCGAG TCTGAAAGAGCGGCTCGCAAGGCAACCATACTACAAATGGCAACCATGTACACGGTTTTAGGCGGCACGCTACTCAACGTGGGCATAACATTCAGCAGCCAAGGCAATCAAATGTTTGCCAATGGAACATTCGTTGGTGCAG GTGTTTTTCTAACTCTGCTCATTAGGTCCATGCAGAGGGTGAAGAGACTTGAgaaatttgagaaaatgatttga